The following proteins come from a genomic window of Rutidosis leptorrhynchoides isolate AG116_Rl617_1_P2 chromosome 10, CSIRO_AGI_Rlap_v1, whole genome shotgun sequence:
- the LOC139871194 gene encoding uncharacterized mitochondrial protein AtMg00810-like, producing MRLLSREFAMKDLGPLHSFLGISIVRTSQGLFLTQQAYANAIITRSVLTKCNPVSTPIDTVGKISSKKGRPYANITQYRSLAGALQYLTFTRPDISYAVQQVCLHMHDPKEVHIDALKRIIRYIKDTSDLGLYIAMSKSTDLIAYTDADWGGCPDTRRSTSGYCVYYGDNLISWSSKCQSTLSRSSAEAEYRGVANIVAESCWLHNLLLELHCPTSKATLVFCDNISAIYLSGNPVQHQRTKHIEMDIHFVRERVAKGQVRVLRVPTRYQIANIFTKGLPRLLFTEFRSSLRIGKLDASTAGEY from the coding sequence ATGCGTTTATTGTCACGTGAATTTGCTATGAAAGATTTAGGCCCGTTACACTCCTTCTTGGGTATTTCGATCGTTCGCACCTCACAAGGACTTTTCTTAACACAACAGGCGTATGCTAATGCTATTATCACTCGCTCGGTTCTTACAAAGTGCAACCCCGTTTCCACACCCATTGATACCGTCGGCAAAATCAGCTCCAAAAAGGGACGACCATATGCCAACATTACTCAATATCGAAGTTTAGCGGGTGCACTCCAATATCTCACTTTCACGAGACCGGATATCTCCTATGCGGTTCAACAAGTTTGCTTGCATATGCATGATCCGAAAGAGGTACACATAGACGCTTTGAAGCGTATTATTCGATATATAAAGGATACTTCCGACCTCGGTCTTTACATTGCTATGTCTAAATCGACTGACTTAATAGCATACACCGATGCAGATTGGGGCGGTTGTCCCGACACTAGGCGTTCCACTTCCGGTTATTGTGTCTACTATGGAGATAACCTGATTTCTTGGTCTTCTAAATGTCAATCGACATTATCTAGATCTAGTGCTGAAGCTGAGTATAGGGGTGTCGCCAACATCGTGGCCGAATCCTGTTGGCTACACAATCTACTTCTTGAACTTCATTGTCCCACTTCGAAGGCTACATTGGTTTTTTGTGACAATATTAGCGCTATTTATTTATCTGGTAATCCGGTTCAGCATCAGCGCACGAAACACATTGAAATGGATATCCATTTTGTTCGCGAAAGAGTCGCGAAAGGTCAAGTTCGTGTTCTACGTGTGCCCACTCGTTATCAGATTGCGAACATATTTACGAAGGGTCTACCACGTCTCTTGTTTACGGAATTTCGATCCAGCCTTCGCATCGGGAAACTCGACGCTTCGACTGCAGGGGAGTATTAG